A single genomic interval of Spirosoma taeanense harbors:
- a CDS encoding DUF6786 family protein, giving the protein MSLNHYRCFLSAIVCAFIGLLAGCANHESGQTAASATGRKTFGDALSFLSKHKEVIVLTAPDNDSAQVVVVGAYQGRVMTSTANGAGGTSYGWVNDKLIAASRYEPHMNAFGGEDRIWLSPEGGQFSIYFKPGAPFDFDHWQTPAIIDTVSYKLVSKNKSEARFSQTATLYNHSGTRFDIGIDRQVRVLSQTQISRLLGVNSLEGLKVVGYETENTVRNRGDDWQRDKGVLGIWILGMFIPAPQTTIIAPFTKQRTAALQLTDNYFGKIPSERLRVQDSVVLLRADGKFRSKIGIAPASARPVAGSYDPDKGILTLVQFDLDPAGDYLKSSWEMHKQPYRGDALNAYNDGPLADGSQMGPFYELESNSAVRPLKRGEALVHHHRTFHIEGDRNALHRLTRTVLGVDLNQLPTWPDANRP; this is encoded by the coding sequence ATGTCTCTTAATCATTATCGTTGTTTCCTTTCGGCAATTGTCTGCGCGTTCATCGGCCTGCTGGCTGGCTGCGCAAATCACGAATCGGGTCAGACCGCAGCGTCTGCCACCGGACGGAAGACTTTCGGCGATGCGCTCTCGTTCCTTTCAAAACATAAGGAGGTAATTGTTCTGACCGCGCCCGACAATGATTCGGCGCAGGTAGTCGTGGTTGGCGCGTATCAGGGCCGGGTCATGACCAGCACGGCCAACGGGGCAGGCGGCACCAGCTACGGCTGGGTTAACGACAAACTCATTGCCGCCAGTCGTTACGAGCCGCACATGAACGCCTTTGGTGGCGAAGACCGGATCTGGCTTTCGCCCGAGGGCGGGCAGTTTTCGATCTATTTTAAACCGGGCGCACCGTTCGATTTTGACCACTGGCAAACACCGGCCATCATTGATACGGTCAGCTATAAACTGGTCAGCAAGAATAAGTCCGAGGCTCGGTTCAGTCAGACCGCTACGCTCTACAACCATTCCGGCACCCGCTTCGACATTGGCATTGACCGGCAGGTGCGGGTTTTATCGCAGACGCAGATCAGTCGGTTGCTGGGCGTCAATTCGCTCGAAGGGCTGAAGGTAGTTGGCTACGAAACCGAAAACACGGTCCGCAATCGGGGTGACGACTGGCAGCGGGACAAAGGCGTGCTGGGCATCTGGATTCTGGGTATGTTTATTCCAGCACCCCAGACTACCATCATTGCCCCGTTTACAAAACAACGGACGGCTGCGCTGCAATTGACCGACAACTATTTCGGCAAAATACCGTCCGAAAGGCTGCGCGTGCAGGATTCCGTTGTACTGCTCCGAGCGGATGGGAAATTCCGCAGTAAAATCGGGATTGCACCCGCATCGGCCCGACCGGTGGCGGGCAGTTACGATCCTGATAAAGGCATTCTGACGCTGGTACAGTTTGATCTTGACCCGGCGGGCGACTACCTGAAATCGTCCTGGGAAATGCACAAACAACCCTACCGGGGCGATGCGCTCAACGCTTACAACGACGGCCCGTTAGCCGATGGCAGTCAGATGGGCCCATTCTATGAACTGGAGTCTAACTCGGCGGTACGTCCTTTGAAACGGGGTGAAGCCCTCGTTCACCATCACCGTACGTTTCATATCGAGGGCGACAGGAATGCCCTGCATCGTCTGACCAGAACTGTACTGGGCGTTGACCTAAACCAGTTGCCGACCTGGCCGGACGCTAACCGGCCATAA
- a CDS encoding geranylgeranylglycerol-phosphate geranylgeranyltransferase, whose translation MVARQTIPFSAFVIGFLRLIRVQNLLIVVLTQFLARIFLVGPKAEWPLILVDPTIWLLSLSTVCIAAAGYIINDYFDIKIDLINKPQRVVIGRYLKRRVAMGTHQLLNVIGCLIGLYLSKWVFVADVVSVSLLWFYSAQFKRQPVIGNVVISLLTALSLIVLAVYYRQNADMLLIYALFSFGISLVREIIKDMQDVRGDARFGCRTLPIVWGLRRTKYLLYVLIALFIMSMFLIADALGNPRLGWIFLILLIPITWLTYRLVYADTRRDFGYLSTLCKLIMLMGVLSMIWA comes from the coding sequence ATGGTCGCGCGGCAGACTATACCCTTTTCAGCATTTGTTATCGGCTTTCTGCGGCTTATCCGTGTGCAGAACCTGCTGATCGTTGTGCTGACGCAGTTTCTCGCCCGCATCTTCCTGGTTGGTCCCAAAGCCGAATGGCCGCTGATTCTGGTCGACCCAACGATCTGGCTGCTGTCGCTCTCAACCGTCTGCATTGCGGCAGCGGGCTACATCATCAACGATTACTTCGACATCAAGATCGACCTCATCAATAAACCCCAGCGGGTGGTGATCGGGCGTTACCTGAAGCGCCGGGTAGCAATGGGTACCCACCAGTTGCTGAACGTAATTGGCTGCCTGATTGGCCTGTACCTGAGCAAATGGGTGTTTGTAGCCGATGTCGTATCGGTTTCGTTACTGTGGTTCTACTCGGCGCAGTTCAAACGGCAACCCGTTATCGGCAACGTCGTTATCTCCCTGCTAACGGCCCTGTCGCTCATTGTGCTGGCTGTTTATTACCGCCAGAATGCCGATATGCTGCTGATCTACGCCCTGTTTTCGTTTGGCATTTCGCTGGTTCGCGAAATTATTAAAGACATGCAGGACGTTCGGGGCGACGCCCGCTTCGGCTGCCGGACGCTGCCCATTGTCTGGGGCCTGCGCCGAACAAAATACCTGCTTTACGTGCTCATCGCGTTGTTTATCATGAGTATGTTCCTGATCGCCGATGCGCTCGGTAACCCCCGGCTCGGCTGGATTTTCCTGATCCTGCTGATTCCAATTACCTGGCTGACCTACCGGCTTGTTTACGCCGATACCCGGCGCGACTTCGGCTACCTCAGTACACTCTGCAAACTCATTATGCTCATGGGGGTTCTGAGTATGATCTGGGCCTGA
- a CDS encoding MerC domain-containing protein — MKTDFLSRKADYIGITGSVLCILHCLITPVLLMTTALFQDEKWRLGYLSLDYIFIGINIVAVYFATRHQASPVIKKALWGFLSLFTIALLLEDSAPLFEYMAYAASAGLVLTHLVNIRQHRLSHAH, encoded by the coding sequence ATGAAGACAGATTTCCTCTCCCGTAAAGCTGATTACATCGGTATCACCGGCTCGGTGTTGTGCATTCTTCATTGCCTCATTACACCTGTGTTGCTGATGACAACCGCCTTGTTTCAGGACGAAAAATGGCGTCTGGGCTATCTGAGCCTGGATTATATCTTCATTGGTATCAACATCGTAGCCGTTTATTTTGCTACGCGTCATCAGGCTTCGCCCGTCATTAAAAAGGCGCTCTGGGGCTTTCTGAGCCTGTTCACTATTGCGCTTTTGCTGGAAGATTCGGCTCCCCTGTTTGAATACATGGCCTATGCAGCCTCGGCGGGTCTGGTGCTAACCCACCTCGTCAATATTCGCCAGCACCGGTTAAGCCACGCGCATTAG
- a CDS encoding cytochrome-c peroxidase yields the protein MRHWGLIGLVLSAALFGAVASCHTGQSGGGDPTKPDEPQPVPYKTTPYVWKKPANFPDPVYDFTKNPMTVEGVALGKRLFYDDMLSVNSTISCAFCHIQGSAFAHTDHALSHGINDKIGTRNNIGLQNLAFYRQFFWDGGVSDLDLVPIAPITNPVEMGHTLSALKENLAKSPTYPALFKAAYGTDSITTERLLKVLSQFMLTMVSANSRYDKYVRKESGGDLTADELAGMNLFQQKCATCHSGELFTNQQFRNNGLSRASNQDEGRSLVTLRTEDKYLFKVPSLRNIDRTSPYMHDGRYGTLEQVLSHYANGGVQNVPELDPALQTNGKPGIPLTDTEKKQIIAFLRTLTDFDYVRDPRLAP from the coding sequence ATGCGTCACTGGGGCCTGATCGGATTGGTATTGAGCGCAGCTCTGTTCGGCGCGGTGGCGTCCTGCCATACTGGCCAGTCGGGCGGTGGCGACCCAACGAAGCCCGACGAGCCGCAGCCAGTACCGTACAAAACCACCCCTTACGTCTGGAAAAAGCCCGCCAACTTCCCGGACCCGGTTTATGATTTTACGAAAAACCCGATGACGGTCGAAGGCGTCGCGTTGGGGAAACGGTTGTTTTATGACGATATGCTGTCGGTCAACAGCACCATCAGTTGCGCGTTCTGCCACATTCAGGGGTCGGCTTTTGCCCATACCGATCACGCGCTCAGTCACGGCATTAACGATAAAATCGGGACGCGGAACAATATCGGCCTGCAGAATCTGGCGTTCTACCGTCAGTTTTTCTGGGATGGGGGCGTATCGGATCTGGACCTTGTGCCGATTGCACCCATTACGAACCCGGTTGAGATGGGGCATACGCTGAGCGCGCTGAAAGAAAATCTGGCGAAAAGCCCGACCTATCCCGCCCTCTTCAAAGCCGCTTACGGCACCGATTCCATTACAACAGAACGACTGCTGAAAGTCCTGTCGCAGTTTATGCTGACGATGGTGTCGGCCAACAGCCGCTACGACAAATACGTCCGGAAAGAATCGGGGGGCGACCTGACGGCCGATGAGCTGGCGGGAATGAACCTGTTTCAGCAGAAATGCGCTACCTGCCACTCCGGCGAACTATTTACCAATCAGCAGTTCCGGAATAACGGCCTGAGCCGCGCTAGTAATCAGGACGAAGGCCGCTCGCTGGTGACGCTCCGGACAGAAGATAAGTACTTGTTTAAAGTGCCAAGTCTGCGGAATATTGACCGCACCAGTCCGTATATGCACGACGGCCGCTACGGAACCCTTGAGCAGGTGTTGAGCCATTACGCCAACGGAGGGGTGCAGAATGTACCCGAACTCGATCCGGCTCTGCAGACGAACGGCAAGCCGGGCATTCCGCTGACCGATACCGAAAAGAAACAGATTATTGCGTTCCTGCGCACCCTGACCGACTTCGACTACGTCCGGGATCCCCGGCTGGCTCCGTAG
- a CDS encoding MbnP family protein: MKLTFPFACLSALILGWAIVACDTPDPDTSFDPILTGSFGLTFDNVAGSEDLRLNSGTYRNASGESFTPTMFNYFISNIRLTRTDGSEYVVPQDSSYFLIQESQPASQKIRLRNVPIGSYKAVTFVIGVDSLRSTMDISRRTGVLDPAGDHIGANGMYWSWNSGYIFMKLEGTSPAAPADAAGQRTFRYHIGFFGGRDTRTINNLKTVTLPFGGDVVEVSASRMPDVTLQTDVLNVFDGPVPLSIAKSPEIMVSPASKDVADNYAHMIRYKNAVTTAVN; the protein is encoded by the coding sequence ATGAAGTTAACGTTTCCGTTCGCCTGTTTATCGGCGCTGATTCTGGGCTGGGCCATCGTGGCCTGCGATACGCCCGATCCGGATACCTCATTTGACCCCATCCTGACCGGCAGCTTCGGCCTGACGTTCGACAATGTAGCGGGCAGCGAAGACCTCCGGCTCAACAGCGGAACCTACCGCAACGCATCCGGTGAGTCGTTTACGCCAACGATGTTCAACTATTTTATCAGCAATATCAGGCTGACGCGTACCGACGGCAGCGAATACGTGGTTCCGCAGGACAGCAGCTATTTCCTGATCCAGGAGAGTCAGCCCGCGTCGCAGAAGATCCGGCTCCGTAACGTACCCATTGGCAGCTACAAGGCCGTAACGTTCGTGATTGGCGTAGATAGCCTGCGCAGTACGATGGACATAAGCCGTCGGACGGGCGTCCTCGATCCGGCGGGCGATCATATCGGCGCGAACGGCATGTACTGGTCATGGAATTCGGGATATATCTTTATGAAGCTGGAAGGGACGTCGCCCGCAGCCCCGGCGGATGCCGCCGGCCAGCGCACGTTTCGGTACCATATTGGTTTCTTCGGCGGACGCGATACGCGCACGATCAACAACCTGAAGACCGTAACGCTGCCGTTTGGTGGTGATGTTGTAGAGGTATCGGCCAGTCGAATGCCTGACGTAACGCTTCAAACCGATGTGCTGAACGTATTCGATGGGCCGGTTCCGCTGAGCATTGCTAAAAGTCCGGAGATCATGGTTTCGCCTGCATCGAAGGACGTGGCCGACAACTACGCCCATATGATTCGCTACAAAAACGCCGTGACAACCGCGGTTAACTAA
- a CDS encoding exo-alpha-sialidase, with the protein MKSLITFLLAGLTGLLEPSSVRQTTVSDANFVGATPRLTTDAAGNPLLSWVEKQDDKHASFCFAVMNSNSGSGTGPAFGPKIRVKTPVSFSVHAEGMPKIATKKDGTLLAVFEVPRPTPDSRFAGDLLYVLSTNGGRTWTEPRPVHQNTAPGTSHSFADITRLPNGEIGIVWLDEKMPGKEGRPVKFMQTKPGGGFTDELIVDENACQCCRTNVFVDAQQRIHLTYRDMLPAKPGEIAARDISHVVSSDGGRTFTQPKAVYADNWQVNACPHAGPSVAQVGSDVLVTWFSGKEEAVGLRLARLGTKQLVADHLSARARHPQVAAAGEKLVWVWDEAISTDGSNQMGTFKHRIGMQSFVGLKSGPIKYLTPETVNATYPAVLFTRHGLLIAYEQVTGEQKAVITVQLSEIQ; encoded by the coding sequence ATGAAAAGCCTCATCACCTTCCTGCTCGCCGGTCTGACAGGTCTGCTGGAGCCCAGTTCCGTTCGGCAAACGACCGTATCGGACGCGAATTTTGTGGGCGCAACGCCCCGCCTAACGACCGATGCTGCCGGAAATCCGCTGCTGAGCTGGGTCGAGAAACAGGACGATAAACACGCCAGTTTCTGCTTCGCAGTGATGAACAGTAACAGTGGTTCTGGCACAGGTCCCGCTTTTGGCCCGAAAATCCGCGTAAAAACGCCTGTCAGTTTTTCGGTTCATGCCGAAGGGATGCCCAAGATCGCGACTAAGAAAGACGGTACGCTGCTGGCGGTGTTCGAGGTGCCGCGCCCAACGCCCGACTCACGTTTTGCCGGAGATCTGCTTTACGTTCTTTCTACCAATGGTGGCCGAACCTGGACCGAGCCCCGGCCCGTTCATCAGAACACTGCCCCCGGCACGAGTCATTCGTTTGCCGACATTACCCGGCTGCCGAACGGTGAAATCGGTATTGTCTGGCTCGATGAAAAAATGCCGGGTAAAGAAGGGCGTCCCGTAAAATTCATGCAGACGAAGCCGGGGGGCGGCTTTACGGACGAGCTGATTGTGGACGAGAACGCCTGCCAGTGCTGCCGGACGAACGTGTTTGTGGATGCTCAGCAGCGTATTCACCTGACGTATCGGGATATGCTCCCGGCAAAACCCGGTGAAATTGCGGCCCGCGACATTAGCCACGTGGTCTCGTCGGATGGGGGCCGGACGTTCACCCAGCCGAAGGCAGTTTACGCCGATAACTGGCAGGTTAACGCCTGTCCGCACGCGGGGCCGTCGGTAGCGCAGGTGGGCAGCGACGTGCTGGTTACGTGGTTTTCGGGTAAGGAAGAAGCCGTTGGTCTGCGGCTGGCCCGTCTGGGAACAAAGCAGTTGGTCGCTGATCATCTGTCGGCCCGTGCCCGGCATCCGCAGGTCGCAGCCGCTGGTGAGAAACTGGTCTGGGTATGGGACGAAGCGATCTCAACCGACGGTTCCAACCAGATGGGAACGTTTAAACACCGCATTGGGATGCAGTCATTCGTTGGGCTGAAATCCGGCCCCATAAAATACCTGACGCCCGAAACCGTCAATGCCACCTACCCGGCAGTGCTGTTCACCAGACACGGATTGCTGATCGCCTATGAGCAGGTAACCGGTGAGCAGAAGGCGGTCATTACGGTACAACTGAGCGAAATTCAGTAA